The DNA window TGTCCTGGGTCTTCCCTGGGGTCTTCCCCCAGTGGGACATACCTGAAAAACCTCACCTAGGAGTGTCCAGGAAGCATCTCACTCTGAGCCTGTCCTGAACAAACAAGCACCTCACCCTAAAGGAGAGCCCAGTCACCCCTCAGAGGAAACACATGCTGCTGTGGAATCTGCGAGCTTATTCCTCACTACCCACAGCTCATGGTCATAGATAAGGGTGAAAAGACAGCTCCTCAGCTCTCTTTTCTCCACAACAGACCTGTGCAGCATCCTCATTACTGCAGACACTGCACCGAGACCTCAAGATACTTCGGTGCCTTGCGGATTGGACGGTGGTCAAAGGTGGAGGCCTTGGCGGTTTGATCCTTGGCTGCTTAAACTGTTAAATAATcttccatattttatttaaacacaaaagAGGCGGACGTAACCTTTATCGGACAGAGCCATGCTAGCTGTTTCTCCTTGTTCCAATATGCTAAGCTAATCATCGCTTAGTCACGGCTTCATTCAGAGCAGACATGAGATTTGATTTCCAGATATTGAACAAATATTCTCGAAACTTTGAAACATAATTAGATTTGTTCTCTACCATTTCCTCAATACATGGAGAAGGACGGGCTGaatttaaaaaggctgtttcaTTAGTACGCACGCTTcagtttttaaagctttagtgAACACAACAGAGACAAGGTGCAGCGTCCTtcttaaactaaataaaaaggcCTTATTTAAGAGCTTGCTTACTGTTTCCAAATGAGAGAACTTTCCATTGTTCTCATTTCCTCTGAAATCCAGAGAAGCATCTGTTGAATGTTAAATTCAGGGATGGACTTGAATCAATACTTGGGATCGATATGGGCACCGTATAATTGCAACAGGCCCCTACCAGGACAGTACAAATGCGTCCCATGAGTTTTGTGGCAAACATAAAGATGTTGACAACAAGAGAGCGTCTGACAACAATGGGCTCTTTTTTCCCTCGTTATTTTTAGAGGTAAAGGATACATGTAAGCTAAAACTTGACCTTTTAAAGTAGCAGCACCTCTTTGACGTAGTGCTTTAATGTTATCTGAAATTGAAAGTTTTGAAGGTAGACGGAGGATTTATGTCACCTTTTGAAATCACATTGTGTGAAGATTTTCTCCGGTTGAGTAAAACcttcagcagtgtgtgtgtgtgtgtgtgtgtgtgtgtgtgtgtgtgtgtgtgtgtgtgtgtgtgtgtgtgtgtttttaatatggTTGTTAGGATTGCACACGACTTTAACAGAAGATAATCCCAACCGTTACCCCAATAGCAATAAGCCTCCCTACAAACTGTTGAAACTTATCAGTAATGCAGTTGTgaaacaaatcacacacaacTTGTTTGCAGAAGATAAGATGATTAGAATAGAGGGCAGAAACGTTGTGGTGTAATAGGTTAAGACAAATCTTGTTTCAGTGAATGAGGTAGGCCCCCATGAACCCGTGGTGGTATACATCTACCATGAAAAATGGATGAGTTCTACCTCCCAAGACTAAAATTAGACAGAAACCTAATATGGTGAGTGTCCTTCAAGCAACACTCAGATTTATAAGCaacaagaaaagagagagagagaaagggtgggAAAAATCCACAGGCAGGAGCCTGTAATGCCGGTGGACACGCCGGGGAAAATcagattattattttgttgGAAGCCTAAGCGGCCATTGAAATGAAGCAATGACATATTTGAAGCAATCACTTCTCACAGTATGATTACTGTGTGGCTATCCCTCTGTGACTGAAGTAGAATATAAAATGGCTAAAGACTGATGCGCAGTGTAGTATGAATATTGATGTTACAGTACTATTAGTTACAGAGCTGAGTGTGTGATGTGtttgaaaaaaagagattttaaactGAATCAATTGGAAAGCAGATAATGGATTACCTACTTAACTAGTTATTTCAGGAAGAACCTTAATGGCCCATTTGGTCTTTTAGCATGTGAGAGGAAGCTGCAGAGAATCAGTAGCAAAAAGCTACTTGTGAATGACTCATATTTAAAAGAGCAAGCTTAATGGCTTGTTCATTTATCAAATAAAGCTCATCTGTGTATCTTGCACGTATTGCTGTACGTTAGAAGGCTGAAAACGAATTCTAGCCTctaagttgtttttgttttcaaaagcaGGAAGTAGCCGCTCTTTGTCAGGCCTGTTACATCATATTGTTGTATAATAGTTTCACTCAGATACAACAAGCGTCTGAAGACACCCTAATGCATGCTTATTGTTTTGTACATGATACACATCTATTAgaacttttctactctatttgagtgctcaaagtgctttattacTACAAGCCTTAGTCACCCATTCACAGCACCTTTTTCTACACctaacagtcacacactcacactccaatggatgcattggagggcaacttggggttcagtatcttgcccatggATACTTCAATATGCAGATTAGAGGAAAtactgaccttctgattagcaggtgacctgcccttcctcctgagccacagtcacctGATGGCTCAGGGGTTGCAGTGATCgatgtttaaatatattttttgcatTGGAAGCCTttggcctcagtcacacaggcccagaAACCAATCGGTGACCCCATGGAAACCACAGATGCCGACTGGTCTATTGGCTTGTATGATCACTGTTCCTCTCAAACAATAATTTCATATCGGTTTCATGTAGATTATTATTGTGCCAGGGCATAAAATAACAAGAAATATGTCACATAATTTGCTGGACACTCAGAGGCAGTGCAACCAGTGAGAACTACTGCTCCTTTGATTAACAGCCTCATGAAACACTTTACTAAAGAGTTTATGGTTTAAATaatttgtttcctgtttattcAGTAAATTATTGTCCCATTTAGAGtgataaaaacagaaaggcTTTGCTTTGGGGCATGGCTACCTTATGACTGATATGTAACCTCAGttgtgatgtttggtttcaaaatattaaaatgcaggCTGCAAAAATGCTCAGCTCAAGGCTTCAAAAACCAGACTTCAGTTAGCAAAAGGTGAGGTCACAGTGattacatccatcttttttataTAGCCTGTGACAGGGACATCTTAGAAAAAGTGACTTATTTTGCACATACAGCAAAAATATTTGGAGTTATGTGTCGAATTAGTCTGATAGTCTCTTCTCTGCTTTATCAGCTAGCTGCTAACTGAAGTCTGTTTTTGAGGATGGtagatttttttccatttttcctgtgatgccaaaaaaaaaggctgaatttaattatttcacGTGAACCCTGAAAAtagcaaagatttttttttaaagtgatcctaataagacaaaaacaacattCATACACTGTCTCTCTTACTTTATTTAAccttgttgctgctgcagcttttattttaatctcatgacatttaattcagACTTGTGCTATTTAAAAAGCAATACATGGAAATGCCAAGGACTGATCCAGATATACCATCATAACTAATGTGGAAAATAGTTTACACACTTACGTAAAAGTGACTTTTCAAAAATGACACTAAAATGTGAATTTGGCAGTCTAGTGTTCAGTCATGGTAGCAAGGGTCAAGGCAACTacacaggttttattttttccttgtcAGTCCTTAGGCCCAGTGAGCGTCTGCCATGGCGGGGCATCCATCGTTCATCCACAGTGTGTGAGAATCACGACTCCTCCTGCAACATTTGACCGAATTTAATCACCTGCTCGGTCTTCACCCGTGCTCAAGGTCACATTTGTCTTTTAATGGGGAATAACCTGTGAATGCACCAGATGAGCTAATTCACCACTGATGTTCTGGTTTTATTGCAATAATatcattgtgattttttttttttttttttaactacaatcATTGTGAAGCGAAAATTTCAAACACTATGATGAGTtctcatccaaaaaaaaaaagaaaggaataaaTCACACAAGTTTGATTCCATCCTGGAGGCTGTTCTGGCCAAGATGGCTAACATTAGATGGCCCCGAGCGGACGGAGTTTATTCCAGGCTCTACGAGCTGACTGATACACCCTCTTGTCTCCCTCTTTCCATCTaccttcttttattttatttcacatgAAATTGTGTTGTTTGAATtttacaaactttatttatcatcatcacatTCTTTGATCCATGTTTGTGGCCAGCCTTTGTGCATTTTTGAGGACTGAGTTTTGACTTTAACATTTTAGTGTGACaaacataatgtttgtgtgtcataGATGTCACGTCAGCTGCTGGAGGAACACAGTGCTTAAATTATTCATGTCCCCAGCATGGACGCTGTGTTGCAGCACATCGCTGTTTGCGTTCTGTTTCACGTCTGAAGGTTGTTGTGCACCACAcagtccctccctctgtctATCAGTGTGAGCAAACACTCACTAAGTATTAACTGGACTGTTCTAAATCCAGAGACTGTGGGGTAAAGCAACATCCCTCGCGAGCCTGCAGCACAGCAGATGCACAACAAGCCACATGGTGGAAGACAGGATACGCTGGTGATGGCTCAACAAGCCACAGCTTCAGAGGAAACATGGCCAGTGGTGCAGAAAGGAGCTGCTTAATTGGCAGAGTTTGGATGCACAGGCTCTAATTAGCCGAGAAGAACACAGTTCAACTTCCGAATCCTAACAGCACCCAGAAAACTCTGCTGACATTTTGCACTCTGCAGGGTGGTCAGTGGGTGTGCAGAGTGCCACAATTCCCAGAATAGAAAATGCATTTGGCTTGTTAGTATTTGTGGTGAATACACAGCGAATTATCATTAAATTGAGTTCTGGCTGCACTGAAGGCAGAAAGCATTAGTAATGCCTTTCTGGTGCTATTGCTAAATCCAATCTCAACTGTCTTAAAGCTTGCAGGTCCTCTAGCtactctgtttctgtctttgtcttaTTGAGTAGAATATATAATCTTAATGTTCTGTTAATTCATCGTGTCACAGCAAAGTTGCTCGCTGAATCATCATCGCTGTTCGCATGCACATTTGTTTGTGCATCGggaatgccaaaaaaaaaagatgaccaGTTTGATGACATATCCTCTCAGGTCAATTATCATGCAGAGTATGTTCTCGCTGACAATAATCGCCTCCATGTGAACTCTCTCATGTGAAATAATTCCATTATTCATGCCACTCATACGTCTAGAAATGAGCAAAGCAGAACACTCGAGCTtgtgttttaatatttaaaaagggGCGAGCAATAGGATGAATAAAAAGCGTATAGTTTTTATGACTCCGGTGATTTGAAGTGACAAATGAAAACTTCAAAGAAATACAAGCTTTTTCAATGAGAAAACAAGAGTCAAATGCACATTAAAGTCCATTGCAGGGGTTGTAGCGGGACAGAAATGATAATGGCTTCTCTCCAAGGAGCTGGCTGCAAAATAATTGCAGCCATGTAAATGAAATCAAAAGACTCAGGTCTGCAAGCCTGtgggaggagaagagaggaTTTATAGTGGAGATTAATATGCACCGTAACCACAAAGACAACACATGCCTTTAATGTTATATAGCTACCTCCAGCCTCACATATTGGCTCAACTGTGCAAACATCATTAGCTAAAAGTTGCAGTCCTGCAGATGGTGCTTTTCACAAGCATTGATTTATTACAGACCTGAGGGCAGAAAGAGAAGTGATGGACACACTGTGTCAAtaaaatttattattaatacACAAATAGTTTTGTGGTTACAGATATTGTATAAAGTAAAATGTTTTGGTCCAGCCCAATTAAGTCCCTCCCCGTGTACAATGTGTTTGCTCTGCTCCTGTCAAAGGCCGCAGATTTGGTAAGTGGTGTGATAATGAACAGGGATTTAATGGTGCTCATCTTGACAGATGAGCCCACAGATTAAAATCAACATGTGCGCCGAACATTGCCCGAGTATTACTGAGATCTCCTGGAAGAGCTGCAATCAGTTTCTCAAGCTTTACGCAGTGAAAACTACATTAGAAGTCACGGTCAGCTCAGGAAAACAAGGGTTTTTATCTAATCTCGTAAGCGTGACTCTCCTTCGTTTCTTCATGCATTTCTGCTTCATGTTCTTCTCCTCTCCCTTTTccccctcttctttctttctttctctcagtcTCACAGTGACTCATGCATCACCCTACAGCTCCTTTTCGGCTGTCAGATTTTCTACAGTTTCACTGTGACTCTAATCCAATTCAGAACCAAATCCCAAAACGCTCAACCCTGTAGGCTGCCCTTCTCAATGACCTGCCTTACTATTACAATTTACCCAGAATTCTATGGGCTCTTGTATATTTTGCATCTTGAACGTGACATGGTTGGCTCCAAGTCTTTCTAAAAATATTGTAAAGCTCAAAGAGAGTGAGCGAAAGCGTAACTACAGTACCGTATGTGTGCCACTGTATGTCAGCCTGGGTCAGGCCACAGCTCTAAATAGGCCACTGAAGGTGTTGAGTCATATGTCAGTGATGGGCACATAACTTCAAGGCAGTAAATGTTTTCATAATACATTTCTGGTTTCATAATGATTATAACTGTGGATAATAATTATCCCTTTAACCCTTTACATGCTGGAGGCTCCTGTATGTGTTATTATGTGGTATCACATTCAGCGAGTCGAATGAGTCAAATTTAGCAGAGTTACAGCTGAGCTGTATCATCACTGCTTTCGTGACTCGTTGTTACAAGGATAGCTTTCACTCTCACGATCCGTCTGTCTGTCCCCCCCCCCGtctctgtccgtccatccagcCATACAGTTTGTGCCACTGTGGGTTCAGATCACAGGGCAGCAGTCAAAGAcgtccagacctccctctccccggcGATCTCCTCCAGCTCACATAATCtcttcagtgtgtcctgggtctaccccagggccttctcccagtaggacagCCAAGTCAGGAGACATCCTGGTCAGAtgaccaaaccacctcaactggcttctttcgaTGTGACTCGGAATTAACTGGACAAGTGACTaacaagcaattaaaaaaaaaaaaataagagtctgTAGATGAAGAGGTTAGAGTTAATGCAACAAACGTGCTAAtgctttcttatttattttaagtttttattctaGCCACCTAtccaataaaaatcaaatactAACCATTCTTTCTATTTTTGGCCTGCAAAAACTCCTGACTAAAATATCCCAACTcaattcttctcttttttttttttcttaatctcaGAAATTCATAAAAGAGAACTGAAATTAGATTAAAGCCACCCCTTATGTTATTAATTGGCATACGCCTTTAGACACACACTGATAAAATATGTTACGCATGACTTTTAAAGTGccactgaaataataataataaataaacatatatatatatatatacatatttatataatgtTTCACTTTTAAAGAATAATTACACAAATTGAGGTttggaagttttttttaatgtcaagaacttttattgtgaaaggaaGGAATAGGGAGAATCCCTTTTCACACATGCATCAGATAAGTTACTCGTCAGTACTCGtctgtctgcctgctgtgtaGTGCTGGGAGGATTTTATTAATGctgaaaaagcttttttttttttttaataaaatagaatcaaataatgaaattttttaaacaaatatcacTCACCATCATCATATACACTTGCCATTAATATTGTTTTTACCAAACTAATGCCTAATGGGTGgcgtgattttctttttaatgatgcCAACGGCCGTCATGAATTTTCATATGAAGCTGCAAGTTCCAAACATCTTCTGCATCAACATGGTTCCCTCCCAGTCCCTTCCACAGACATTGGCTTAGGGCAGTGGGAAGATATAATAATTATCTGTGGGCTCTACCAAAGACCTCTCTCATATAACACATAAATATTCTTCACTGTTAATTTAAGCATATTGGTGCTGCCTTAAAAGGTCACTactcacatttttaaatgtgccaTTAGATGTTTAATAACTGGCAAACCGGTCTGAGTACAGATTTGGTCCTTTCagagttatttttgtttcttcattttAGAATCACGTTTCTTCTTGAACCCAACTGACTCTTTAacatgttggatttttttcccccccatctGCTTTTCTCTGCCTCCACCACCTGTCATCGCCTGAAAGTCTGAAAAGCTTTTTGCTGGGAAAACAAAGTCCTCATCAAAACAAGCTTGTTAATCTCTGGCTAATTCACACCAGGTGCTGCTCAGCACAGAACAAAGTTGTAGCTGCAGAAGCCTCCACTGTTTCAGCAATGGCctcattttactttgtttatttatgccacatttttaaataaaggaattTAGTGATGTTAAAGTGATGGATACaattttgaccatgtctacataccGAAATGGATTGAGCTGCTGCTATGTGATAAACTGTGAGTGAGACTGAAGATGAACTACAGCCCGCAGtcctgtaatttaaaaaaaacaaaaaaaactttattgaacaggaagtgaaactcttaGGATTGAGAAGCTCTTTTGTGACAGACAGGAACCATCACCACACCCGCCTACTTAATAGCTAAACAGCCAAACTGTGTTAACGTGGAAATGTGGAAAGTTGTTAATTAAAGTTTAGTTTAACTATTGTTAAGTAATATTTACTGTTTTGCAGTGATggttattataaagtgttacatTTCAGTTATCCATTCAGCTGTTCTGTTGAGatatgagctaaaaaaaaaaaaaatgaaaatgcaaagaagGAAGGCGGTTTCATCGGGACATCAGACGTGCTCCTGGTCTTCAGAAGAATCAAAGCGAAATCAGTTTTCAAGGTTATGCACTTACACAAATGCTAAAACAGTATTTCAATCCAAGGACATGATTTAGAGCCTTGTGGGAATCACCTTTATTGCATCAGCGTCTGCATAGAATTTGGGCAAATTTTGATTCATGATGCAATGCCTGATGCAACAAttgtccagtttttttttttttttcagtatttctgctttaaaatgcaataattaaaaaattattttcctcagcgctttttttttttctttttcagtttaaactgtggagaaaacaaagcacaaaacagCATAACCAGCCAGTTTATTCCTGATATGAGCCTAAATAACTGACGAGGCGCTGCTGTTTCCGTTTGTGCACCAGCTCCCAGAGCAGAGCCGTGGCAGGACTGCCTGACACACGACTCTCCAGCACATCAGCAGGCCAGATCCCCACTGCAGCAACAGACAAGTGGACTGTAATTATTAAACAGAGAAGcagggtgagagagagaagctGATGGGCAAAGGCAGACTGATAAATACACGAAGAAAGAGGCAGGCTTGTGGATGGATAATAAGGTAGACGCGGATAGTTACCAGAGCACCAGATGGATGGGCAACAAGACAGACCGACAAATAGCGAAGCGCTCAGAATGACAGCTTGGAAACACCTTAAAGTGAGCTTGGCTGTACCAAAGGATAAAATGTACTCAATTGTTTGTTGTCTTAATGCAAAAACTAAATGGATATAGAAAAATgtcacacacaccccccccccccccccccccccccctttactCTACTCCTTccttttttcattaatttgatTGGCAGACAACACAGAGCGGATGGGAGTAAGGGTTTGTAGTTGCTGTGGCAACGGCCTGCTCTTTGTTAAAGGCTACATTCCTGGCATCTGATGTGTCTGCGCCGCGATCGATAAAAACCCAGCCTGCAGGGACTGATGAACGGACTGGGGCTTTTGCCAGGCAGGACCGGGGAGAGAAAAGGAGTTAGGTGGAAGATGTGTGAGCAGGAGGATACGGAGATAAAACAGCgatagaaagaaaagaaaaggggaaagaaaGGCAGAGATATGGAGATGCGAGCGGTGTGGCTGATGAGTCGAGCGGTGGGGTGAGTGCTGTAAGAAAGAGGATGAGTGAGTGTGCATGGCTCCTTCTGCCTCATCTCAGCTATTTTCTGAATGTCACTCACTTCACTATCAAAGTAAGGTacgtgtctgtctgtgtgctcaTCATCTGCTTACCTTGGCAGGATTTTGCTTCACGAGCTCTGCAAGCAGTCGAAAAGCTTTTTTAGAGGCGCCTTtcatatttctcacatttttcctcGCCTTTATCACAGTGCATTCAAATTTCCACCACTCACCAATGTGCCTTACATTTTGCACACCTAATTGGCAAAGATAGCCATGAGCAGAATGCAAATACTACTGGTAATGAGGCAATTATGGTTAGCCTCTCTGTCTACATAGCCATCTGTCAATTCAACAACCTGTGGCTGCTCGCTGGTGCTTTTTCTGTCAAAGTCTGTGTCTTTCCAAGCCGTGGAGAGATTCGACTCTCAGAGATCGTAACGTTTTGCCATTGAACTCAGCATCCGTCTCCTCATTACCCTGCTGTTATCTGTTCTTCCTCTCCAACCCTCCCTGTGCACGAATGGAAATTAAGAGCCACATTTCACAGGGCAAATGAACAAAATGTGTATTAAAATTCACTAAACCAGCCACTGCAAAATTTCAGCGATTAATCATCTTCCccatatgggaaaaaaaaaaaaagctcatgcAAGTCACTACTTTTGCATTTGTCTCATTAAACATAATTGAAATAATTTGGTTTGAATggattaaatgatttaaaatgcaacatttatTCCTCCATATGAGCACATTGCTAAATACTGATAACCAATAATGATAATCTATATCTTGCATGTATTGTCATGCAGAGCAGGACACGCTGCCATGGTAAACACCTTTTCTATAATCCTGAATAAATCAGCATGTAAGATCTGCACAGCGGCTGCAGAGGTGTTAGTCTGCTGTGCTGCAAAGAGTCAAATGTAACTTCTGAAGTAATTGTAAATTGAATAAATagattgacattaaaaaaaaatgttgctgggttatttaatttaatgtgttCCGTATAAAATTCAACATGTTGTTTATGTAACTCCTTATCTAGTAATCAATATATTGAGTtgtgtataaatatatactTCCATTCATTCTGGTGGGGTTACGTGTGCTGGCAAACTGCTAGATTTAATTATAGCAGCAAGCACACGctgtcatttcattttctgtttagtcTGGATTTCAGTTTGAGCTCCTGCCACATGTTCCACTTGCTAACCCGCCCCCTCAGACACACACGCTGCAAACTtaatactcacacacacattcggcAACAACAAATCCACGTGGGCATTTAGCCTCACCGGACCCTAACGAGGGACATTTCTCGCCATCAGGCTGAAACATCTTCCATCCTCGTAAAACATCTCCAGTTAGCCTGCAACCTTTTGTGCTAACACGGTGATGAACGTTCAcatttttctgcagctgatATTTCTATTTCTTGCTGTGTCTCGCCCTGCTGGGAGTTTAATTCCCTTATATCCACCTTGCCAGGAAAAGGGACAGTTCATTAAAGGAGAACAGACTTGGCAGCTTAAGTAGACATAAAGTGTAAAAGGTTGTAAAAggttgaaaaatgtgcaaaGGCGGGGGCGAACAGAAGCAGACCGCCTGAGTTAAGTGTAATTTAACACATTTCTTGTTCATGTCTTTCAGGGCTTGTTCGTGATGGTGCTGTGTATGCACAAGAAGCTGTGCCATGACAGAGGGCAACGTGGGTAAAAGAGACATGCGACATCCAGCCCCGCACCACTGCCACCTCTTTCTGGGCGGGGCCTTGCTGCTTCTCCTGGCCAGCTCGGCTCTGAGCTGCCCCGCCCGATGCGATTGCTCTGCCCAAAGCAAATCAGTCAGCTGCCACCGCAAGCGCCTCCTCACCATTCCCGAAGGCATTCCCATTGAGACGCGTGTCCTAGACCTCAGTAAGAACAAGCTGCGCGTCATCACGCCGGACAACTTCTCTTCATTCCAGCAGCTAGAGGACCTGGATCTCAGCGACAACCTCATCAGTGCGGTCGAGCCTGGTTCATTCCGCTCTCAGCTTGCTCTCCGCTCACTCAACTTCCGCAGCAACCTTCTTCAGCTGGTTCCTGTTGGCGTGCTGTCAGGCCTGACCAACCTCACCCACCTTGATCTCAGTCACAACAGACTGGTGGTTCTTCTGGATCATGCCTTCCAAGATCTGCGTAGGTTGACGTCCCTGGAGGTGGGTGATAACGAGCTGGTTTTCATCTCTCAGCGGGCCTTTACAGGATTACTTGGACTTCAAAGCCTGACTCTGGAACGCTCAAATTTGACCGTGGTCCCTACTGACGCTCTGGCACATCTGCACAGTCTGGTCGAACTGCGCATGCGCTACCTGAGCATCAGTTTTCTCAAGCCTTTCTCTTTTAAGAGGTTATCTCGTCTTCGCCATCTAGAGATTGATTTCTGGCTCTGGCTGGACACACTGCCTCCCTTCTCACTGCATGGCCTCAACCTCACAACATTGTTCATAACCAACACTAACCTGTCTGCCTTCCCAGGCGCAGCACTACACAACCTGCCCTACCTCACACATCTCAACCTGTCCTACTGCCGCATCCAGCACATCCACCAGGGGGATCTGGGCCAACTCCCACACCTGCTGGAACTCCGCCTCCAAGGGGCTCAGTTGGTCTCTATAGAGCCCTTTGCGTTTGTGGGCCTCAAATCTTTACAACTACTGGATGTGTCAGAGAACCGCCTGGACTCTCTGGAGAGGGGAGTTTTTGCCTCTCCAGACAGCCTGAAGAGGCTTTGTTTGGGTGGAAACCCATTAGTGTGCGACTGCAGATTGCTTTGGCTGCTCAACAGCCACAAGCCCCCTTCTCTGCAGATTTTGGATGTCCAGCCCGAGTGCAGCGCACCTGCGCACCTCATGGGGAAAACTCTCCGTGACCTCAAGGAGCCGCTGGTCTCCAGGTACATGACCTGCACCAAGCCACGGATTGGACCCAACACCACACAGCTGCTGATGGCTGATGAGGGTCAGCCTGCCCGCCTGAGCTGCATGGCAGAGGGAGCGCCTCGGCCCTCTGTGGTCTGGATTACACCTCACAGACGCTACATCACAGCCAAAAGCAGCGGTAGGGTGGAGGTCC is part of the Archocentrus centrarchus isolate MPI-CPG fArcCen1 chromosome 22, fArcCen1, whole genome shotgun sequence genome and encodes:
- the lingo2b gene encoding leucine-rich repeat and immunoglobulin-like domain-containing nogo receptor-interacting protein 2b; the protein is MTEGNVGKRDMRHPAPHHCHLFLGGALLLLLASSALSCPARCDCSAQSKSVSCHRKRLLTIPEGIPIETRVLDLSKNKLRVITPDNFSSFQQLEDLDLSDNLISAVEPGSFRSQLALRSLNFRSNLLQLVPVGVLSGLTNLTHLDLSHNRLVVLLDHAFQDLRRLTSLEVGDNELVFISQRAFTGLLGLQSLTLERSNLTVVPTDALAHLHSLVELRMRYLSISFLKPFSFKRLSRLRHLEIDFWLWLDTLPPFSLHGLNLTTLFITNTNLSAFPGAALHNLPYLTHLNLSYCRIQHIHQGDLGQLPHLLELRLQGAQLVSIEPFAFVGLKSLQLLDVSENRLDSLERGVFASPDSLKRLCLGGNPLVCDCRLLWLLNSHKPPSLQILDVQPECSAPAHLMGKTLRDLKEPLVSRYMTCTKPRIGPNTTQLLMADEGQPARLSCMAEGAPRPSVVWITPHRRYITAKSSGRVEVQPDGTLEIKAAELHDSGVYLCIASNPAGNASLSASLAVKSLGIGDRSHYSNRSTNYLTDSNSTWGNGTVLYNMTVPIDIKTIIISTAMGCLSFLGVVVFCFLLLFAWSRGKGRHKSNFDIEYVPRKSNGASAEATESSGPRRVNMKMI